A genomic stretch from Halichoerus grypus chromosome 5, mHalGry1.hap1.1, whole genome shotgun sequence includes:
- the FAM83H gene encoding protein FAM83H isoform X1 codes for MARRSQSSSQGDNPLAPGYLPPHYKEYYRLAVDALAEGGPEAYSRFLASEGAPAFLCPEELEHVSRHLRPPQHVAREPPEGSPPNVDMDGSSGTYWPMNSDQAVPELDLGWPLTFGFQGTEVTTLVQPPPPDSPSIKDEARRMIRSAQQVVAVVMDMFTDVDLLGEVLEAAARRVPVYILLDEMNAQHFLDMADKCRVNLHHVDFLRVRTVAGPTYYCRTGKSFKGHVKEKFLLVDCAVVMSGSYSFMWSFEKIHRSLAHVFQGELVSSFDEEFRILFAQSEPLVPSAGALARMDAYALAPYAGAGPLMGGQVTGAPTPFSFPKRAHLLFPPPREEGLGFPSFLDPDRHFLSAFRREEPARMPAGALEPHAGLRPLSRRLDAEAGLGGELAGPRGFFQARHLEMDTLKRHSYAAADGTGAVENFAAARQVSRQTFLSHGDDFRFQTSHFHRDQLYQQHYQWDPQLAPARPQGLFEKLRAGRPGFAEHDDFALGPGPRFPELGPDGHQRLDYVPSSASREVRHGSDPASGPGPRGLEPSGAPRPNLGQRFPCQAAARQGADAAADAEQERRGGPEGRAGLRHWRLASYLSGCHGEDAGEEGLPAPMEAEAYEDDVLVSGGRMAPGDLLPLASRAPYPAKGLGPCSGGGGGDSPEREGLEEAGLAKQDSFRSRLNPLIQRSSRLRSSLIFSASQAEGAGGAMAATTEKAQLLHKEQAVSEMLGPGGEAMRSATSTKVAELLEKYKGPARDAGGPGAPVTVASHSKAVVSQAWREEAVALAGAGSERRSLESCLLDLRDSFAQRLHQEAERQPGAATLTATQLLDTLGRSGTDRLPSRFLSAQGRSASPQGRVSPPLEGPGPRQAPHPEPKGSPTSAYPERRGSPVPAVPERRGSPVPAVPERRGSPVPAVPERRGSPVPPVPERRGSLSLPFSEESPKTGAAEETAGGPMEVLRKGSLRLRQLLSPKAERRTEEEGGFPAPQENGQPESPRRPSLGRAESTEAATGDERGPRARMGSTTANALYSSNLRDDTKAILEQISAHGQKHRGVPAPAPGLAHSSPELGRSPAAGGLAPDMSDKDKCSAIFRSDSLGTQGRLSRTLPASAEDRDRLLLRMESMRKEKRVYSRFEVFCKKEEAGGPGAGEGTAEDDTRDSKVGKFMPRILGTFKRK; via the exons ATGGCCCGTCGCTCCCAGAGCTCCTCGCAGGGGGACAACCCGCTGGCACCTGGGTACCTGCCACCTCACTACAAAGAGTACTACCGCCTGGCAGTGGATGCCCTGGCTGAGGGAGGGCCAGAGGCCTACAGCCGCTTCCTGGCATCTGAGGGGGCACCTGCCTTCCTGTGCCCTGAGGAGCTGGAGCACGTGAGCCGCCACCTGCGGCCCCCACAGCATGTTGCTCGCGAGCCCCCCGAAGGCAGCCCTCCCAATGTGGACATGGATGGCTCCTCGGGCACCTACTGGCCCATGAACTCCGACCAGGCAGTGCCTGAGCTTGACCTGGGCTGGCCCCTGACCTTCGGCTTCCAGGGCACTGAAGTCACGACGCTGGTCCAGCCACCACCGCCCGACAGCCCCAGCATTAAGGACGAGGCCCGAAGGATGATCCGCTCTGCCCAGCAG GTGGTGGCCGTGGTGATGGACATGTTCACCGACGTGGACCTGCTTGGTGAAGTGCTGGAGGCAGCGGCTCGCCGGGTCCCGGTCTACATCCTCTTGGATGAGATGAATGCGCAGCACTTCCTAGACATGGCCGACAAGTGCCGCGTCAACCTGCACCACGTGGAT ttCCTGCGCGTGCGCACTGTGGCAGGCCCCACCTACTACTGCCGCACTGGGAAGTCCTTCAAGGGCCACGTGAAGGAGAAGTTCCTGCTAGTGGACTGTGCCGTGGTTATGAGTGGCAGCTACAG CTTCATGTGGTCCTTCGAGAAGATCCACCGAAGCCTGGCGCACGTGTTCCAGGGCGAGCTGGTCTCCAGCTTCGATGAGGAGTTCCGCATCCTGTTCGCGCAGTCCGAGCCTCTGGTGCCCTCAGCCGGGGCACTGGCCCGCATGGATGCTTACGCCCTGGCTCCATACGCGGGAGCCGGGCCCCTTATGGGCGGCCAGGTGACCGGGGCGCCgacccctttctccttccccaaaCGAGCGCACCTCCTGTTCCCACCGCCTCGGGAAGAGGGCCTGGGTTTCCCCTCCTTCCTCGACCCCGACCGCCACTTCTTGTCTGCCTTCCGCCGGGAGGAGCCAGCGCGGATGCCCGCGGGAGCCCTGGAGCCGCACGCGGGACTGCGGCCGCTGTCGCGGCGGCTGGACGCGGAGGCAGGACTAGGGGGAGAGCTCGCGGGCCCGCGGGGCTTCTTTCAGGCCCGGCATCTGGAGATGGACACCTTGAAGCGGCACAGCTACGCGGCCGCCGACGGCACCGGCGCGGTGGAGAACTTCGCGGCTGCGCGGCAGGTGTCACGGCAGACGTTCCTCAGCCACGGTGACGACTTCCGCTTCCAGACCAGTCACTTCCACCGTGACCAGCTCTACCAGCAGCATTACCAGTGGGACCCGCAGCTCGCGCCGGCGCGGCCGCAGGGCCTGTTTGAGAAGCTGCGCGCTGGCCGCCCCGGCTTCGCCGAGCACGACGACTTCGCGCTGGGGCCCGGGCCACGCTTCCCCGAGCTCGGCCCCGACGGACACCAGCGGCTGGACTATGTGCCGTCCAGCGCGTCGCGCGAGGTGCGCCACGGCTCAGACCCCGCCTCGGGGCCCGGGCCCCGCGGCCTGGAACCCAGCGGAGCCCCCCGCCCCAACCTGGGCCAGCGCTTCCCGTGCCAGGCAGCGGCAAGGCAGGGCGCAGACGCCGCGGCCGACGCGGAGCAGGAGCGCAGGGGCGGGCCCGAGGGGCGGGCGGGGCTGCGGCACTGGCGCCTGGCGTCCTACCTGAGCGGTTGCCATGGCGAGGACGCGGGCGAGGAGGGCCTGCCGGCACCCATGGAGGCTGAGGCCTATGAAGACGACGTTCTGGTGTCCGGCGGCCGAATGGCCCCCGGGGACCTGCTCCCCTTAGCCTCCCGTGCGCCCTACCCGGCCAAGGGCCTGGGGCCCTGCTCCGGCGGCGGTGGTGGCGACAGCCCAGAGCGCGAGGGCCTGGAGGAGGCGGGGCTGGCCAAGCAGGACTCTTTCCGCTCGCGCTTGAACCCGCTGATCCAGCGCAGCTCGCGCCTGCGCTCCTCCCTGATCTTCAGCGCTTCGCAGGCCGAGGGCGCCGGCGGGGCCATGGCGGCCACTACCGAGAAGGCGCAGCTGCTGCACAAGGAGCAGGCGGTCAGCGAGATGCTGGGCCCCGGTGGCGAGGCCATGCGCTCCGCCACTTCCACCAAGGTGGCCGAGCTCCTGGAGAAATACAAGGGCCCGGCGCGTGATGCCGGAGGGCCGGGGGCCCCAGTCACAGTCGCCAGCCATAGCAAGGCTGTTGTGTCCCAGGCGTGGCGGGAGGAGGCGGTGGCGCTGGCTGGGGCGGGGAGCGAGCGCCGCAGCCTCGAGAGTTGCCTGCTGGACCTGCGCGACTCCTTCGCACAGCGGCTGCACCAGGAGGCTGAGAGGCAGCCGGGAGCCGCCACGCTTACTGCCACCCAGCTGCTAGACACGCTGGGCCGGAGCGGCACCGACCGGCTGccctctcgctttctctctgCCCAGGGCCGCTCCGCCTCCCCACAAGGGCGGGTCAGCCCCCCGCTGGAGGGGCCAGGGCCGCGCCAGGCACCTCACCCTGAGCCGAAAGGGAGCCCCACCTCGGCCTATCCCGAGCGCAGGGGCAGCCCCGTCCCCGCTGTGCCGGAGCGCAGGGGCAGCCCGGTCCCCGCTGTGCCGGAGCGCAGGGGCAGCCCGGTCCCCGCTGTGCCGGAGCGCAGGGGCAGCCCGGTCCCCCCTGTGCCGGAGCGCAGGGGCAGCCTCAGCCTTCCCTTCTCCGAGGAGTCTCCCAAGACTGGGGCCGCGGAGGAGACGGCCGGCGGCCCCATGGAAGTCTTGCGCAAGGGCTCCCTGCGCCTCCGCCAGCTGCTGAGCCCCAAGGCTGAGCGGCGCACGGAGGAAGAGGGCGGCTTCCCAGCGCCGCAGGAGAACGGGCAGCCCGAGAGCCCCCGGCGGCCGTCGCTGGGCAGGGCTGAGAGCACGGAGGCTGCCACTGGAGACGAGCGGGGCCCGCGGGCGCGCATGGGCTCCACCACGGCCAACGCCTTGTACAGCAGCAACCTGCGGGACGACACGAAAGCCATTCTGGAGCAGATCAGCGCCCACGGCCAGAAACACCGCGGGgtccccgccccggccccgggccTGGCTCACAGCAGTCCTGAGCTAGGCCGCTCACCAGCTGCTGGCGGCCTGGCCCCTGACATGTCCGACAAGGACAAATGCTCGGCCATCTTCCGCTCGGACAGCTTGGGGACCCAGGGAAGGCTGAGCCGCACCCTGCCTGCCAGCGCCGAGGACCGCGACCGGCTGCTGCTCCGCATGGAGAGCATGCGCAAGGAGAAGCGCGTCTACAGCCGGTTTGAGGTCTTCTGCAAAAAGGAAGAGGCCGGAGGcccgggggcaggggagggcacagCAGAGGACGACACCAGGGACAGCAAGGTGGGCAAGTTCATGCCCAGGATCCTGGGTACTTTCAAAAGGAAGTGA
- the FAM83H gene encoding protein FAM83H isoform X2, translating into MCLPAPPQAPGPDMARRSQSSSQGDNPLAPGYLPPHYKEYYRLAVDALAEGGPEAYSRFLASEGAPAFLCPEELEHVSRHLRPPQHVAREPPEGSPPNVDMDGSSGTYWPMNSDQAVPELDLGWPLTFGFQGTEVTTLVQPPPPDSPSIKDEARRMIRSAQQVVAVVMDMFTDVDLLGEVLEAAARRVPVYILLDEMNAQHFLDMADKCRVNLHHVDFLRVRTVAGPTYYCRTGKSFKGHVKEKFLLVDCAVVMSGSYSFMWSFEKIHRSLAHVFQGELVSSFDEEFRILFAQSEPLVPSAGALARMDAYALAPYAGAGPLMGGQVTGAPTPFSFPKRAHLLFPPPREEGLGFPSFLDPDRHFLSAFRREEPARMPAGALEPHAGLRPLSRRLDAEAGLGGELAGPRGFFQARHLEMDTLKRHSYAAADGTGAVENFAAARQVSRQTFLSHGDDFRFQTSHFHRDQLYQQHYQWDPQLAPARPQGLFEKLRAGRPGFAEHDDFALGPGPRFPELGPDGHQRLDYVPSSASREVRHGSDPASGPGPRGLEPSGAPRPNLGQRFPCQAAARQGADAAADAEQERRGGPEGRAGLRHWRLASYLSGCHGEDAGEEGLPAPMEAEAYEDDVLVSGGRMAPGDLLPLASRAPYPAKGLGPCSGGGGGDSPEREGLEEAGLAKQDSFRSRLNPLIQRSSRLRSSLIFSASQAEGAGGAMAATTEKAQLLHKEQAVSEMLGPGGEAMRSATSTKVAELLEKYKGPARDAGGPGAPVTVASHSKAVVSQAWREEAVALAGAGSERRSLESCLLDLRDSFAQRLHQEAERQPGAATLTATQLLDTLGRSGTDRLPSRFLSAQGRSASPQGRVSPPLEGPGPRQAPHPEPKGSPTSAYPERRGSPVPAVPERRGSPVPAVPERRGSPVPAVPERRGSPVPPVPERRGSLSLPFSEESPKTGAAEETAGGPMEVLRKGSLRLRQLLSPKAERRTEEEGGFPAPQENGQPESPRRPSLGRAESTEAATGDERGPRARMGSTTANALYSSNLRDDTKAILEQISAHGQKHRGVPAPAPGLAHSSPELGRSPAAGGLAPDMSDKDKCSAIFRSDSLGTQGRLSRTLPASAEDRDRLLLRMESMRKEKRVYSRFEVFCKKEEAGGPGAGEGTAEDDTRDSKVGKFMPRILGTFKRK; encoded by the exons ATgtgtctccctgcccctccccaggcccctggccccgACATGGCCCGTCGCTCCCAGAGCTCCTCGCAGGGGGACAACCCGCTGGCACCTGGGTACCTGCCACCTCACTACAAAGAGTACTACCGCCTGGCAGTGGATGCCCTGGCTGAGGGAGGGCCAGAGGCCTACAGCCGCTTCCTGGCATCTGAGGGGGCACCTGCCTTCCTGTGCCCTGAGGAGCTGGAGCACGTGAGCCGCCACCTGCGGCCCCCACAGCATGTTGCTCGCGAGCCCCCCGAAGGCAGCCCTCCCAATGTGGACATGGATGGCTCCTCGGGCACCTACTGGCCCATGAACTCCGACCAGGCAGTGCCTGAGCTTGACCTGGGCTGGCCCCTGACCTTCGGCTTCCAGGGCACTGAAGTCACGACGCTGGTCCAGCCACCACCGCCCGACAGCCCCAGCATTAAGGACGAGGCCCGAAGGATGATCCGCTCTGCCCAGCAG GTGGTGGCCGTGGTGATGGACATGTTCACCGACGTGGACCTGCTTGGTGAAGTGCTGGAGGCAGCGGCTCGCCGGGTCCCGGTCTACATCCTCTTGGATGAGATGAATGCGCAGCACTTCCTAGACATGGCCGACAAGTGCCGCGTCAACCTGCACCACGTGGAT ttCCTGCGCGTGCGCACTGTGGCAGGCCCCACCTACTACTGCCGCACTGGGAAGTCCTTCAAGGGCCACGTGAAGGAGAAGTTCCTGCTAGTGGACTGTGCCGTGGTTATGAGTGGCAGCTACAG CTTCATGTGGTCCTTCGAGAAGATCCACCGAAGCCTGGCGCACGTGTTCCAGGGCGAGCTGGTCTCCAGCTTCGATGAGGAGTTCCGCATCCTGTTCGCGCAGTCCGAGCCTCTGGTGCCCTCAGCCGGGGCACTGGCCCGCATGGATGCTTACGCCCTGGCTCCATACGCGGGAGCCGGGCCCCTTATGGGCGGCCAGGTGACCGGGGCGCCgacccctttctccttccccaaaCGAGCGCACCTCCTGTTCCCACCGCCTCGGGAAGAGGGCCTGGGTTTCCCCTCCTTCCTCGACCCCGACCGCCACTTCTTGTCTGCCTTCCGCCGGGAGGAGCCAGCGCGGATGCCCGCGGGAGCCCTGGAGCCGCACGCGGGACTGCGGCCGCTGTCGCGGCGGCTGGACGCGGAGGCAGGACTAGGGGGAGAGCTCGCGGGCCCGCGGGGCTTCTTTCAGGCCCGGCATCTGGAGATGGACACCTTGAAGCGGCACAGCTACGCGGCCGCCGACGGCACCGGCGCGGTGGAGAACTTCGCGGCTGCGCGGCAGGTGTCACGGCAGACGTTCCTCAGCCACGGTGACGACTTCCGCTTCCAGACCAGTCACTTCCACCGTGACCAGCTCTACCAGCAGCATTACCAGTGGGACCCGCAGCTCGCGCCGGCGCGGCCGCAGGGCCTGTTTGAGAAGCTGCGCGCTGGCCGCCCCGGCTTCGCCGAGCACGACGACTTCGCGCTGGGGCCCGGGCCACGCTTCCCCGAGCTCGGCCCCGACGGACACCAGCGGCTGGACTATGTGCCGTCCAGCGCGTCGCGCGAGGTGCGCCACGGCTCAGACCCCGCCTCGGGGCCCGGGCCCCGCGGCCTGGAACCCAGCGGAGCCCCCCGCCCCAACCTGGGCCAGCGCTTCCCGTGCCAGGCAGCGGCAAGGCAGGGCGCAGACGCCGCGGCCGACGCGGAGCAGGAGCGCAGGGGCGGGCCCGAGGGGCGGGCGGGGCTGCGGCACTGGCGCCTGGCGTCCTACCTGAGCGGTTGCCATGGCGAGGACGCGGGCGAGGAGGGCCTGCCGGCACCCATGGAGGCTGAGGCCTATGAAGACGACGTTCTGGTGTCCGGCGGCCGAATGGCCCCCGGGGACCTGCTCCCCTTAGCCTCCCGTGCGCCCTACCCGGCCAAGGGCCTGGGGCCCTGCTCCGGCGGCGGTGGTGGCGACAGCCCAGAGCGCGAGGGCCTGGAGGAGGCGGGGCTGGCCAAGCAGGACTCTTTCCGCTCGCGCTTGAACCCGCTGATCCAGCGCAGCTCGCGCCTGCGCTCCTCCCTGATCTTCAGCGCTTCGCAGGCCGAGGGCGCCGGCGGGGCCATGGCGGCCACTACCGAGAAGGCGCAGCTGCTGCACAAGGAGCAGGCGGTCAGCGAGATGCTGGGCCCCGGTGGCGAGGCCATGCGCTCCGCCACTTCCACCAAGGTGGCCGAGCTCCTGGAGAAATACAAGGGCCCGGCGCGTGATGCCGGAGGGCCGGGGGCCCCAGTCACAGTCGCCAGCCATAGCAAGGCTGTTGTGTCCCAGGCGTGGCGGGAGGAGGCGGTGGCGCTGGCTGGGGCGGGGAGCGAGCGCCGCAGCCTCGAGAGTTGCCTGCTGGACCTGCGCGACTCCTTCGCACAGCGGCTGCACCAGGAGGCTGAGAGGCAGCCGGGAGCCGCCACGCTTACTGCCACCCAGCTGCTAGACACGCTGGGCCGGAGCGGCACCGACCGGCTGccctctcgctttctctctgCCCAGGGCCGCTCCGCCTCCCCACAAGGGCGGGTCAGCCCCCCGCTGGAGGGGCCAGGGCCGCGCCAGGCACCTCACCCTGAGCCGAAAGGGAGCCCCACCTCGGCCTATCCCGAGCGCAGGGGCAGCCCCGTCCCCGCTGTGCCGGAGCGCAGGGGCAGCCCGGTCCCCGCTGTGCCGGAGCGCAGGGGCAGCCCGGTCCCCGCTGTGCCGGAGCGCAGGGGCAGCCCGGTCCCCCCTGTGCCGGAGCGCAGGGGCAGCCTCAGCCTTCCCTTCTCCGAGGAGTCTCCCAAGACTGGGGCCGCGGAGGAGACGGCCGGCGGCCCCATGGAAGTCTTGCGCAAGGGCTCCCTGCGCCTCCGCCAGCTGCTGAGCCCCAAGGCTGAGCGGCGCACGGAGGAAGAGGGCGGCTTCCCAGCGCCGCAGGAGAACGGGCAGCCCGAGAGCCCCCGGCGGCCGTCGCTGGGCAGGGCTGAGAGCACGGAGGCTGCCACTGGAGACGAGCGGGGCCCGCGGGCGCGCATGGGCTCCACCACGGCCAACGCCTTGTACAGCAGCAACCTGCGGGACGACACGAAAGCCATTCTGGAGCAGATCAGCGCCCACGGCCAGAAACACCGCGGGgtccccgccccggccccgggccTGGCTCACAGCAGTCCTGAGCTAGGCCGCTCACCAGCTGCTGGCGGCCTGGCCCCTGACATGTCCGACAAGGACAAATGCTCGGCCATCTTCCGCTCGGACAGCTTGGGGACCCAGGGAAGGCTGAGCCGCACCCTGCCTGCCAGCGCCGAGGACCGCGACCGGCTGCTGCTCCGCATGGAGAGCATGCGCAAGGAGAAGCGCGTCTACAGCCGGTTTGAGGTCTTCTGCAAAAAGGAAGAGGCCGGAGGcccgggggcaggggagggcacagCAGAGGACGACACCAGGGACAGCAAGGTGGGCAAGTTCATGCCCAGGATCCTGGGTACTTTCAAAAGGAAGTGA
- the LOC118544112 gene encoding uncharacterized protein LOC118544112: MAKPSPACQWRSSVSGHALLPAVLWMKPEPLAVAIRLILGSRWPEGLSAPKELAAAWAWCPIHPPQFGDLGARGARGHAGTRGPGDLPPPARPGAAPRSHRPALRRAARAQVRVGAPPSTWGRGGPTRGAPAFRRPPPPAPPRPPVPAAPPGPGRPGAAAAAAAEAPPPGARRPRRPSVRRSSRPLCLTPDPRPGSRGDSEVPAPSLGNRSARRRGRDFSPCLRVGGGRKMSNKKGVPKAASGKWQPSLPGAQPRAVAGKPRETRQPPRKTGQPAKRPAAPECPEAPAEWLVSTLTQAWSCVGGAGLAPG, encoded by the exons ATGGCTAAGCCCAGCCCTGCATGCCAGTGGCGGTCTTCTGTCTCTGGCCATGCCCTGCTCCCCGCTGTGCTCTGGATGAAGCCTGAGCCCTTGGCTGTGGCCATCAGGCTCATCCTGGGCTCCAGAT GGCCAGAAGGGCTTAGTGCGCCCAAGGAGCTCGCGGCTGCCTGGGCCTGGTGTCCCATCCACCCGCCCCAGTTCGGTGACTTGGGCGCGAGG GGCGCTCGCGGCCACGCCGGCACACGCGGCCCAGGAGACCTCCCCCCACCGGCCCGGCCCGGCGCGGCCCCGCGCTCCCACCGCCCGGCGCTCCGCCGCGCGGCCCGGGCCCAGGTGCGGGTGGGGGCGCCGCCCAG CacctgggggcggggcggccccACCCGCGGCGCGCCCGCAttccgccgcccgccgccgcccgcgcccccgcGGCCCCCGGTCCCCGCCGCGCCCCCCGGCCCCGGGCGccccggcgccgccgccgccgccgccgccgaggccCCGCCTCCCGGGGCCCGCCGCCCCCGGCGCCCATCCGTTCGCCGAAGCTCTAGGCCCCTATGCCTGACCCCTGACCCTCGCCCCGGAAGTCGAGGTGACTCGGAAGTTCCGGCTCCGTCGCTAGGAAACCGGTCAGCCCGCCGTAGGGGGCGGGACTTCTCGCCCTGCCTGCGAGTTGGGGGAGGCAG gaAAATGAGCAACAAGAAGGGGGTGCCCAAAGCTGCATCAGGGAAGTGGCAGCCATCCCTCCCTGGAGCCCAGCCGAGAGCTGTTGCTG ggaagCCGAGAGAGACCCGCCAGCCGCCGAGGAAGACCGGCCAGCCGGCCAAGCGGCCCGCGGCCCCTGAGTGCCCAGAGGCCCCCGCAG AGTGGCTGGTCTCAACCCTCACACAAGCTTGGTCTTGTGTGGGTGGTGCTGGCCTTGCCCCAGGATGA